The genome window TTCACTTGTTGACTGCGGCACTGCACATTAAAAATGGATCACAAGTGCGGGCCAGACGGGCGTGCCCTAAATggagcgcacgcacgcacaaggGGGGGCGTGGGCCGATGCTGCAGTGCAGGTGGTCCGGCTTGAGCTGGGCTGCAGAGACCACGCCCTGAATGCCTCGTGTGCAACATGAGAGTGGCATCATTGCCTTTTTCCTGATTTAATGTCAACATTATAAATAAGGGTGGGAAAAGTACACAAATTTGAAGACAAGTATAAAAAtgataagaaaaaatatttaacattttattattctattaattattttttcattattatatgATTCTTTATTATtctatttgtattattattattaagtatAATAAAtgataagaaaaaatatttaacattttattgttctattaattattttgtaaattagAATTCCATTTTTCCACATCTGAAAATGTCCTGGCTCATCTGTACAATTTAAAAGTCTAATAACGCCCTCGTGCATAAAATTTGACCCGCCCATGTCTGGTAAAGATCCTCACATGATCACACCACACCATTGCAACatgtcgatttttttttttacttcaccaCGCctccactaggtggcagtagACACCGCAGAACAAATACTTGAGTCATGTGTGGACTCACCCGTCCAGCTGAGTCCCAGATGGTCAGCGACAATGGCCATGCGGAGGTCCGTTCTCTCGCAGGGACTCTGAGGACCTAAAACCGGGCAGTGcagcacaaaaaataattagaaaTTGCAGCTGGATGAATAAATCTAACAAAAAGAGAATGCTGAGAATGAGACGACACACAAAGGCGCTCTGGTGAGTCATTAGTTGTAGTGTTGGTGGATAAAACTAAGAAGACTAATTTGAGCTCACTGTCTCAACTTTTCTGGCCAAACTATTCTCAATCACTTTCAGTTGAAGAGTGGACACCCCATGATATTTATTATGATGCATAATCCATGCATGTGAGGCCAGAAAAGCACTTAGGGTGTAACGTCGGCTAATATTGTTAGTAGTTAAGTTTCACATCACAAACCATCAGGCAACATTCCCCCGGCTGACGAAAGCAACTACCGGCCGGCGCTTGACATCAGGAGGCTGAACTCACGCAAAGTGCCCGATTGTCAAGTTGGGGTCGATGAATTGTTTTCGTAGTGCACCCAAGAGTCCAAACATCACCAAGATCAGGCAAGCAGACTTAAACCAACACGTCACAATCTGACAAATCATCCGACAAATTGACTACTTTGAGAAGGCTAGAACTGAAAACCTAGACAACTTAAAAGAAAGACTTTCGCTAATTCCAGACCGTACCTTCCACTAAAATATCAAGAACAGAACTCACCCTGTGCAGGGCTTCATCAGACAACACAAGGATGACACAAACAAGAGAACGCTACACAACAAGAGCACCCACAACAGCTACATGCATAAGAGAAGATACACAAGGTGTTTACAAAAAGTTTACAAACTAGTCGTGTTTGCCGTGACGGGAATCGTGATCAAGCTCACTCCCTTCATCCTTCTGCTCCTCCCACTCGATTGTCGGCCTACTCTTCCTCCACAGGGTGGAGGGTGTGGATGTGGTGCCAGTGGTGCCGATGCAGGTGGAGCTAGCGGTGCGTGCAGGGCAGAAACACCTAGAAGCTCGTCTAGATGGTTCTGAAAAGGACGTGTCCCTGCAGTTCTCTCGGTCTTCAATGGAAGGTGATGCCCGGTTCTGACTTTTGTTCAGATTCCTTGGGAATGGTTGGGTCCAGAAAGTAACCTATCGATATGTCCTTTGCTTGAGTGTTAATATGAATCTTAATTGTGCGAGTCTCCAATGGCTTTCACTACTGGGATTTTAgatcaaaaaaatcaattctgTCAAAACCTGGACTTGCATATGTCTCTGGATTCTGTGCTTCTTAATGCTACATTcgtaaaaatgaataaataagggTAATATCGATACCAGAAACCTAAAACTGCCAATCTGTGATCTTAAATAAAGTGGAGGTCGCTACCGGTGTTTAGTGTTTGTTGGTCGGTCACTTCTTGAGAAGGTGCAGAGGGAGAATTTGGGTTACCCAAATCCTTGAAAGTGTCCAAAAGTTTGTCCAAAGGACTTGTGTCATTTATAAAATAATCTGTTAGATAATTCGAGCAATTTGCATAGTTTACAAGATCAGAATTTGAACCTGAAGCTATGATATTAAAATCATCTAAAGTGCTTGGACAGTCAAAATGACTTTCAGTAGTCTTATCAGATGTTCTGAATGTGGTGAATTTGGTGTTGGTGGTTGTGTCTCCGCCAGCGGCGTTTGGTATTTCTAACGGGACCGTAGTCGCCTGTACAGGGACTTGAGGGAAAACTACAGGGACACACATGGGGTCTTGATCGCTGTCGTCTACCTCTGTGTCCCTGACCCTGTACTTGCCCGCGGCGTAGGAATGCTCACCAATTTGAAAAAACTGGAGCCTCTCCTCCACCATGTCCCTCTTGCTCATGTCAATCGCACCACTGCGCGTCATCTCAAACATCTTTCCCTCGTGGAACGGGAAGGGGTTGGGCTCACTCGTCGGCGTGCTATCGTCCGTCGGCGTGCGAGCAGGGGTGCTGTCAGGCGTGGTGGCTTGAGATTGCTCGTCGACGGCTCGTCCGAAAGGCTTTGGCTCACCGTTGCTGGCCTGCGTTCCTCCCATGTCGACGATATCTTCTTCAGCGCCTTTACTCGGCCAGGGGTCAAAGTCCAACCCTTTGGTCGCAACAGTCTTAAATGGTGAATTGAACTCCTCTTCTAACTTATAGCTAAAGTATGTTTCTGAAAATCCCTCTTTAGCTGAAAGTTTCTGTCCATTCATATCAACGCTGTCTTTTGGAACATCATTCCCACCATCTGATGCTATGTCTTTCTGGTCCTTCAGACATTCTTCTGGGGTTTTCTCCTCTTCAATAACTTCTAGTTTAGTTTGAGGAAAAGAGCGGTCTAAGGGCCTGAAAGAGTCCGTCGCCCAGACATCTCGCCTGCTGTCCAGACCGGCTAAGGATTTCAAGTCGGCTTGTTCGTACATACCATCGTCCTCATCTTGAAGGTCGTACCCATCTAGGGAGTCTATCTCTGTGGCATCAGTGTCGTGAGAAAATTCAGCTGTTGTGGCTAGCGAACAGTCCGTTATGGACTGGTCGTTTCCGTTTTGTTCACATTCATAGTCCTCCCCGTTGCCGTTGGAACCATTGGAACCGTTAGAACCGTTGATTCCAATCAGAGGTTCATTGttgtttccatttttgtcatgttttttctgGTTTTCCTTCTCCCTCCTCTGTTGATCCTCTTCCCGAGGAGCTTTGAAAGTAAATTTCTTGGAGGGAATCGGGTGAAAGACTGACTCTTCATCAGCGTCATCGTCCCCATTGGACTGACTGTCGTCCACCTCAGGCGGCACTGGGGAGGGGGGCTGAATACGTATTATTGGTTCAATCAGCATCTTCTCCTGTTCTTCCTGTAAATTCACCTCCATCATTTCTGTCTCAGTTTCTGACGAAGCACAAGAACCTTTTCTGTCTGGATCAGAAGTCTCTGAGAGGTCCAACGGCGGTGGAGGAGGAAATTCAATGTATGCAACACCTTTGTCTTTAGAGGTCTCCTGTCCAGCTTTCTCATCATATCCATTAAGGATGGAGCTATTCTCTAATCTCGGATAGTTATCAGTCATTAGCGCTTCCTgcatgttagcattagctaaGTCAGCACTGATGCTAGTTTGGATTCCAGGTGTGGTCTTTTGAAAAGAGATGATGGCTTTTCCTTGGTCATCTTGTTCCAATTCCTCAGGTACCTCCATGATTGGGCTGGGTTTATCTGGCATCAATTCCATAAAGCCATCAGGGGTCTTGGCGGTGAGGTCATAGCTGACCTCTTCAGAGCTGGGGGTGTCTGGCGTAACGGGGCTTTTCCCTGAGCTATCTATGAAGGATATCTGTTCTAGGGTGTCATCATCTGGGCTGAGGGGACCAAGTCCAGAAACTGACTTTTGTTTCACAGCATGCAGCCCCCCTTTGGCCTCCCTTTCAGCCTGGCGGCCAACCTGAAGACTAACATAAACAGGTAGCCTTTTAATGCCTTTGAAATTTTCTTTGGTTGCTGCGGCAGCTGGAGGCGTTATGACTTCTTCCAGAATGTCTTTGGAACAGAGTAAGTTATTCGAATTTGAATCTTTGGGGATGTTATCAAGGATttcaaatgtaacattttcatttggtaGGGTGGCGCTTGCCCCgaggcttttatttttagataaCGTGGGAATCTGTGAAGGTTTTGTTACCGGATATTTCTTAGGCGGGTCATTGTCATTAGAATTGAATGTGGTTCTTATAGGAATTTGAGTATCAGACTTTTTTCttaagtttttatttattacgtCGTCGCTATCTATTCTTGAAACGTCTGTTGTGACTTTGTTAGCGTCGCTATTTATCTccgaaaatgttttttgtggtGACACATTAGGGacgtttttgtttgaaaacagTTTTGGGGACTTGGGTGACGTCAAAGCGCTATCTGCTGCgtcttcattattattttggatTCTTTCCTCCTGTGATGTTTCAGTaacttttgatgttttttgatCTGTAAAAAAATGGTAAACTGGGAGTTTGCTTTCCTGTAATTTCTTTACAGAAGGTTTTGGTTGAACCGGAGGGGGTGTTTTGCTTGGCCGAGACTGGGGTTGTTTCTGAGACTCAGATTCAAACTTCATCCTCACAGAAGTAACTTTGGATGTTGATTTTATGTGGGAAGGAGAGGAGGGCTCAGACTCACAGGTCTTAGATTGTTGGCTTTTCTGAGGACTACTTGGCAAGCTAgaacttttcttttcagcaGGTAAAACTCGACCAAATGTTTTAGTAACGGAAGGATCCGCGAGTTTGGTTTTACTGAACGTTTCATCCCCCGCCTTAGTTTTTTGAGGGCTGCTGCATGCTGAGCTCGGCCAGGACCTGGGCTCTTTGAGTTCTCGTCGGACGGGCTTTCTTTCAGGTGACTGAAGTTCATCGTTTAGCTTTTCTGTTTTATCACGGAAAAATTGGGAAACCTCACAGAGTTTTTCTTCCGCTTCTTTTACAGTTTGATCAACCCTGTCCTCATAGAGGAGCTTGTCCCTGCTCCTGTCATGTTTATCCTCAGTAAATCTCATCCAGACTGCATGTTTGGGGCTACCTTGTTCAGTTGAATAATGGAGCACTGTAACTTTATCAAACTGGGGTGATTCGTCTCTTTGCATAAATGTTCCTGCTTTCGGGGAGCCATCTTTTGAGGACTTGGATACAAACTCCCTTTTAGGACTGTCTTGCTGCTCAgatgtttggttcctgtcagTCTTCATTGCCGAATCTTCTGAATCGTCTGATTGACGTGTCGAGGATGAGTCGAGTTTTTCGGAATGGAGCATTTTTTCAGCAAACCTGTAGGACTCGCCTCTGACCTCAGATAGCTCATCGTCACAGTATTCTATGGAATGCTGACTCAGCAGTTTTAGGGCTTTGTAGGAATCATCAGCTATGAGTTGAGCAGAGCTCGGCCGACTGTCCTCTTCCTGCGAAACCGGTGTATTAACACGAGATGTTTCCAGAAAATGGGGCAGGTATTCTTCAGCAATCagttcctcctcttcctgttgGCTCTCATCATAATCAAGCAGTTCCTTTATAGACTCCCCTTTATAGACGTACAGCTCAGGATGTTTCTTCGTTTCCCTGATATAAACTTCTGTGGGCTCGGATGTGCAGTGACCTTTCTCAATATGTACCTCGATTATCCGCTCGACTTTGGGTTTGGATTTATTGTCCCTGTCGAGAAATCTCGGCGACAGCTCGTCGCCTTTGACCGAGTCTTGGTTAGCTTTATGCTCAAACAGGCCCGCCAGTTCTTTGGACGGGTCCCGACCAGACTGGAAGGCTTTCATGATGTCTCGCACTGACATGCCTTCCTCAATCCCCTCTGTGGTGTCAGGCTTATGATAGACCATTCTGGTTGTCGTGGTAAtatgtgtttcttctttaaGACACATGCTCATTGAGTCCTCATCTGTCATTTGGATGGGGGCGACTGAGCTTCCTGAAGCTGCCCCTGACTCAGCAGAAGGAAGAGCAGACACAGGCTCCTCCACAAAGAAAGGCTCATCTGAGATGCTCTGACTGTAGAGATCTTCTAACCTGGTCTCAGACACACTGGGAGGGATGGAAGCATCAGTAAATAAAGGCTTGGCTTCTGTACTTTCTGCACTCTGGGGAGCAGAGGGGGTCTTTTCACTTCTAGTCTCAAAACCGCTGTCAGATAGCGGACTCTTATCCTGCTCATGAGACAGCTCCTCTGGGGATTCGAGAATGGTGTCACCCCCTGGATAAGCCTCGGCTAGTTTGCTTAGGTCTTTCTCGGACGGAGACCTGAGCATGCCAGACACCGGCGGaggcatttttaatttgtgctCCTGTATAGTCATGGAAGGCTTCAGAATgcgtttttgtttctcttcccCTTCCGTCTCCTCGTACCTGCCCTTCAACTCTGCCATTTTAGAGAGAGAGCTAGCCCCAATAGTGTTAGTTAAATAGTCGACCACTTTAGCTAAATCGAGGTCATTGTTCGACTGGTGCTTAAGTAGACGTGAGCTCTCGTCAGAGAGAACGTTTCTTCGGGCCTCCTCAATCTCATCTACAGAGAATTCCTCCCACCCATCCTCTACATTCTCTTTACTTTCATTCCCAATGTCCTTTTGTAGGATCTCGCTCACCTTCACTAAATCTTTCTTCACTTTCTCAACAAGCGTGTACGGCTCATCGTCCTCTAACTTGGTCTCACGAGGAGTGCTTATGCGTGACGTTTGGACCGTTTTGGCAGCCGTCTGTGGGTCTGTCTGTAAGATGGCTGTCATTCTCATCAGGTCTTCTTTCATGTCTGCTACATCTTTTAATATCTCCTGGTTGGAGGTGGCGGCAGTGTGGACGATGGGCGGCGTGATGTAGGGAGGCGATTTCAACTGGGAGTTAATTTTGGAGGCTGTAACGCACGACGACATGGAGGAAGAGGGGGAGGTGCGAAGGGAATCGGGAAGCGCCATTTTGAGAGAGCCTGGTCCTGGTTTAACGGGGGTCTCTGGCATGACGCTAACCAACGAGTAGACAGGTACGGTCACTGTGTTTGAGGTCACTGCAGGTACTGAGGAGGCGGCGGTAGATCTCAGAGAACTGTAAGCAGAACTTGCTGGAGCAGATCGAAGAGGGGATGACCGTGATTTAAGTGTGCCATAGCCTGTTGCGGAATAAGAGTCAATGGCTTCATTAATGGCGGCACTGATGCCAGATGTGGCTGCCTGGGTGGTGGCTTGAATCCTCTCCTGGAGGCTTCTCTCCGATAGGAGCCGAGAAGAAGGTGAGGAGGGCGTAGATGAGGACGAGGCATATTTGACAGGCGAAACGTTCCCATTCACCATGGACAATTCCGACGATGCGATGGTTGTCTTTCCGGTCGAGGTCAAAGATGACAAAGAGGTTTTCCCTCCTCGTGTTGACAGGGCTGAATCAGAAGAGGTCTTCAAAGACGACAGGGTGGAGAGGCTTTTAGCAGAGGCAGGACTTGCTGTGTCTATTTTAAAAGGCATACTCGAACTGTAGATGCTGTACGGTTTCTTTGGTGAGACGGGAGTAGTTGTGGACTTGGCCGGTACGTAACCGTTGGGTATGGCGTGAACTGGGGAGGTTCTTGACGTGTAAGGACTTTTGATAGAAGCAGGTTCTGTTGCAGATTTATATGGACTTCCAGAAGAAACAAAGGCGGGGGAAGCCTGGACAGGATACTGACCCTGCTGGATAACAGTTTTAATGGGCGATGGTATAGTCCTGTAAGACCTCACAGGGGACGAAGGGAGGATGTCGTGGGATGGTAGGTTGGTTGCTTGCAATGGAGATCCCATGCTGGCTCCAATTGGAGAACATGCAGGTGTTGGGGAGAAGGGCCAGGACGATTTCAATGGAGAAGCAGCTGCTGAGTTGGCTGGTGCATCGGCAGCGATGACGGGACCGCCCATTCCGCCGAGTTTCGCTTGGCCAGAGGCGGTAAGAGGAGCAGTTGACCATGGGGGGTAAGGTCTGGTTGGAAAGACAGGTTTGTGAGGGTGACCAGCAGGCAGTGCTCTTGCGGCTGGTGTGCTTCTCTCAACTGCTGTTTCTTCAGCGGAATTTAATGATGGAGAAATAAtgggaaaagaaatcaaaatggaTGTGGAGTAACCAAGAAAAATGGGAAAAGATAAGAAGAtgcggaggaagaagaagaagaggtcaGAGGAGGGAGAGTTGGTCAGTGAAGCAGTTCTGTTATTAAAGGAACAACAAACAGCAGTTTCATGAAGATATTTAGGAATTGACGGATTTCATTCAAAACTGTCTTCAGATGTTGCTCTCTCAAACACTGACAACAaccacaacaaaatggatgattgAAATCCAAGCCCAACAAAGcagcaaagtaaaaaaacaacgacAACAGTGGCACTGAATTGGCAACGGAAAGATGGCAGGGATGACTTCAAAAGCAgctcctcttttcagacatgAGACGTTCAGCGTATGGATTCTGCGTCTAATTTCAAACCACTTTAAAAGTGCCTTTTATCTGTTTGGTCCCAACCGATACACATGGCAAATTTCCTTTAACGACAGGTCAGACAAAccctttgccttttttccccccctaaaCTGACAAAATGTCCTCCAAAACTGACGTTTGGTCCATTTTGTCATGCACAGTCAGTAAAAAGATGGTGACAAGCCGAACCAGCCAAACTCAAGAACCCTCCTCACATGCATGGCTCACCCACATAAACCATAAAAAGcttcaaaattcaaatgggACAAACGAAAAAGTAAAGCACATGTTTCTTTGACCACCCCTGTCGACAATGAGAGAGTCAAAGAAAGAACAACCAAAAGCCGGAAGAACTCACAAGCACTGCAAAACAATTCCAAAAAccaatcatgcaaaaaaaaaaaaaaaaagatgtaccATGTCGTAAACAAGCATGTGGACAGTGCATGTTGTGTCAAGAAGAGAAACTTTACTACAACGCCTCGGacatatggattttttttaattttcttgttTGGGATGTTGTtagtgaaaatgacaaaactcaCTCAGTGCAGGCTCGGCCAGATAGCTGTAGCGCTTACGTAAGGCTAGTGAGGCAAAGGTATGACGTCGCTCGGGCTTTTCAGTCTGCAACAAtagcaaacaacacaagttGGCTATCAGGTGAACGCAACTTTGTCCTGACGATTTACAGATTGATTTTTGGGATGAAACAATTGGAACGTGGAACCAATTAAGTAATCTTAAAGGTATTACATTGGATTTATGATGTCATGCAAAAGTCAGCATTTGGTACAAGGGAAAGTGTTACATTTCCCTTGGGGGTAGCGGGCGAGAGTAAGCCTATGCTAAGCAgagcatggggggggggagggggagggagggtgtAGTTTACCTCATCCTCGCCATCTGACTCCATTTCCTGGTTCCCAAGATGCATTGCAGAAACGGGCGGCGAGGGGCGGGGCAAGGGAGACGAGTAACATAATGGAAAGCAGGAAGGGAGGAGGAAAACATCAGcgtgtggggaaaaaaaaaaaaaaaaaaaaagagagagtgaTTTACAGAAGCTCCAGAAGCCACTGTGggcaaatgcaacaaaaaaaaaaacaataaatcaaaaagCGCCATGAGAAATTGCGAGAACATCAATCAAGTCAAGCCAGCCTGAGCAAATGAAAAGTCtttagcccaaaaaaaaaaatccaacggaaaagaaaacagccaATGAGAAGCAACCACGGCGTACAATAAAGAACCAAGAAACATTAAGAGAAGCCTTAAACAGATAAAAGACACACTTTTGGaccttggatttttttttttaccctagCGCCACCGCTACTTCCCTGACGGTGAGGATGCTCATGGAAGtgacaagacaaaaatgatgacTTGATCTTACCTTTTTGGCGGCGGGTAACGTGATGTTCAAGTTGCACACTGCCGTTTGCGGCAGGCCTTTTGTGCTCTTACACTCTTTGAGAAAGGTGAGACGGCCGCACGGCTCCTGGCTGGGGTCTCGAACCTGCGGCCAGGgaggaaatttttttttatgccctGCTTTGTGTGTCCTAATTAAGTGATGAAACACGAAATGTTTAACCAAGCGGGAAATAGGATCGATTGTACACATCGGGTCAATCGATGCCTGTGAACggcgtccattttttttttttcaagtagtAGTGTGCATTTGTGGTACCTTGACGCAGAACGGCAAGCGGTTTTCTTTGAAAGCGTAGAAGTTGAGAACTAACTGCTGACCGCTTTTGGTCAGAGGGGTCAAGTTTCCGTAGCAATCCACATAAATGGGACGACCCTCCAGGACCTGAACACACCCAAAACCGGCCAGAACCGGAAATTTATAAAAGGTTCAAATACACAAGGATCCTTAAGAATGGGCACCTCAATGTCTTTGCTCCTGGCCACCTCCTCAAAGTTCTCCTGCTGCTCCAGGGTCTTGTCCACTTTGTCGTCGGTCATACAGAAGCACCTCAGCCTGGACTCCACCGGGTCGTTCATTTTGGCAAAGACAACAAACTTGGCCATGTAGGGCACGCAGATTAGCTCCCGGTATAACTGCGAGGCCAAGCCCACCGTCTCCGGGATTTGGTGGCAGTCGGCCAGCCAGAACCTGTTCAGAACCACCCGATAAGCAAATGGAAATATATGCGAGAAGAGGCCCGGCCCGGGTTCTCACCGTGCTGAAACGTTGGTTGTGAAAGACACGCAGTCGTTGACAAAGGTGAGGGGAGTCGTGCCGGTGATGTCTTCCCACTGTGCCGGCGACGTTCCACCTACAAGAGAAGGATTGGGTCTTGGGTTCTGGtaccttccaaaaaaaaaaaaacctcctaAAACCACTTCACCTGTGATGCTGCAGAGAAGGCGGAGGCAAGGTGTGCAGTCTCCTTTGTAGCCGTTGGAAAGGCCCTCGCCCGAAAGCGGCGGGACTGGGATGGTCATGGTGATGGGCTTGTGGAACTTCCTCCGTCTGGGCTCCACCGTCACGATGGGGCTGAAGGTGGCACGGTTGCCGAGGATCTTCTTCACAGTTTCGTCGGGTACCGGCTGAGCCTGAGAATCCAGAAAGGATCAGGGTATTTATTTCACGGGAAATTTGAAGGCCTCTAATGTGTGAGACTTACCTGAAGGCCAACTTTGATCTTTTTGGTAAGCGCCCCCTCGGGGAAGGAGGCCTGAACCAATAGGACGCTCCGGCTGCACACAGTCCCGCCCTCGGGTCCCATCTGATGCGTTTCCTGTCTGATGCGGGACACCACGGCAAAGTACTGTGGGAAATCTTTGGTGATGATGCGGCAGATCCTCTTCCTTTGCAACTCCTCTGCACTGTCCAGTTCTAGAAGAACATCCAATGACATTACAAGAAGTGACATTTAGACATCCTGACGTATTTTACCTTCATCCATGCCGTTGAGGAGCTGGCGGAGCTCCTCGGTCTTGCAGTCGTACAGATGCTCCTTCCAGGTTTCTCCGTTCTCGCTTCGCAGAAGGATCAGTTCTCGTTCTTGTCCTCGCATGGAACCAAAGTGGGGGATCTCCACGATCACCGGCCTGGTAGGGAAACGAATCGCATATTGACTCAAGCGACGTTCAAGGAAGATCTCAAAGTTGTTGCTCTACCATCTACACAGAACTAGAGAAGCACAGAAAGTGAACGTGTGAATGGATACGGGTTCTGCCGGGTGTTCAAGCCACGTTTCCACCAAGCGCTACAGCATTTTAAAATCCGCTTGGCAGAAATTAGGCTTTCCATTTGTTCAATGGC of Syngnathus acus chromosome 19, fSynAcu1.2, whole genome shotgun sequence contains these proteins:
- the LOC119137994 gene encoding ankyrin-3-like isoform X17 encodes the protein MAHAASQLKKKADENLVAAEEEREKERKRARRRQRGGDVKKKTDVNACYLRAARAGNLEKALDYLKNGVDINICNQNGLNALHLASKEGHVEVVAELLQQGANVDAATKKGNTALHIASLAGQMEVVKELVTHNANINAQSQNGFTPLYMAAQENHLEVVHYLLEHGSSQSIATEDGFTPLAVALQQGHDQVVSLLLENDTKGKVRLPALHIAARKDDTKAAALLLQSDHNADVESKMMVNRTTESGFTPLHIAAHYGNINVATLLLNRGAAVDFKARNDITPLHVASKRGNGNMVRLLVERGAKIDARTKDGLTPLHCGARSGHEQVVEMLLSRSAPILSKTKNGLSPLHMATQGDHLNCVQLLLHHDAPVDDVTNDYLTALHVAAHCGHYKVAKVIVDKKANPNAKALNGFTPLHIACKKNRVKVMELLLKHGASIQAVTESGLTPIHVAAFMGHENIVHQLINHGASPNTSNVRGETALHMAARAGQSNVVRYLVQNGARVDAKAKDEQTPLHITSRLGKLDIVQLLLANGASPDTTTSSGYTPLHLAAREGHREVAATLLDQGASLGITTKKGFTPLHVAAKYGKLEVANLLLQKNAAADAAGKSGLTPLHVAAHYDNQKVALLLLKQGASPHASAKNGYTPLHIASKKNQLEIATTLLEYGASTNSVTRQGITPLHLASQEGNVDVVTLLLARDASVNAGNKYGLTPLHLAAQEDKVNVAEVLVNHGATIDPETKLGYTPLHVACHYGNVKMVHFLLKNQAKVNGKTKNGYTALHQAAQQGHTHIINLLLHHEASPNELTTNGNSALSIARRLGYISVVDTLKVVTEETLTTQTVTEKHKMNVPETMNEVLDMSDDDACKANAPEMITEDYLSDVDEEMDCESICISYSCDDAMTGDTDKYLAPQDLRELGDDSLPQEGYMGFSVGARSQSPKVSLRSFSSDRSNALNRSSFTRDSMMIEEMLAPSKEMRLAMAKDGDSDSLKRYSWTPDATDNVNLVSSPVHSGFLVSFMVDARGGSMRGSRHNGMRIIIPPRKCTAPTRITCRLVKRHKLASPPPMVEGEGLASRLVEVGPAGAHFLGPVIVEIPHFGSMRGQERELILLRSENGETWKEHLYDCKTEELRQLLNGMDEELDSAEELQRKRICRIITKDFPQYFAVVSRIRQETHQMGPEGGTVCSRSVLLVQASFPEGALTKKIKVGLQAQPVPDETVKKILGNRATFSPIVTVEPRRRKFHKPITMTIPVPPLSGEGLSNGYKGDCTPCLRLLCSITGGTSPAQWEDITGTTPLTFVNDCVSFTTNVSARFWLADCHQIPETVGLASQLYRELICVPYMAKFVVFAKMNDPVESRLRCFCMTDDKVDKTLEQQENFEEVARSKDIEVLEGRPIYVDCYGNLTPLTKSGQQLVLNFYAFKENRLPFCVKVRDPSQEPCGRLTFLKECKSTKGLPQTAVCNLNITLPAAKKEMESDGEDETEKPERRHTFASLALRKRYSYLAEPALKTAVERSTPAARALPAGHPHKPVFPTRPYPPWSTAPLTASGQAKLGGMGGPVIAADAPANSAAASPLKSSWPFSPTPACSPIGASMGSPLQATNLPSHDILPSSPVRSYRTIPSPIKTVIQQGQYPVQASPAFVSSGSPYKSATEPASIKSPYTSRTSPVHAIPNGYVPAKSTTTPVSPKKPYSIYSSSMPFKIDTASPASAKSLSTLSSLKTSSDSALSTRGGKTSLSSLTSTGKTTIASSELSMVNGNVSPVKYASSSSTPSSPSSRLLSERSLQERIQATTQAATSGISAAINEAIDSYSATGYGTLKSRSSPLRSAPASSAYSSLRSTAASSVPAVTSNTVTVPVYSLVSVMPETPVKPGPGSLKMALPDSLRTSPSSSMSSCVTASKINSQLKSPPYITPPIVHTAATSNQEILKDVADMKEDLMRMTAILQTDPQTAAKTVQTSRISTPRETKLEDDEPYTLVEKVKKDLVKVSEILQKDIGNESKENVEDGWEEFSVDEIEEARRNVLSDESSRLLKHQSNNDLDLAKVVDYLTNTIGASSLSKMAELKGRYEETEGEEKQKRILKPSMTIQEHKLKMPPPVSGMLRSPSEKDLSKLAEAYPGGDTILESPEELSHEQDKSPLSDSGFETRSEKTPSAPQSAESTEAKPLFTDASIPPSVSETRLEDLYSQSISDEPFFVEEPVSALPSAESGAASGSSVAPIQMTDEDSMSMCLKEETHITTTTRMVYHKPDTTEGIEEGMSVRDIMKAFQSGRDPSKELAGLFEHKANQDSVKGDELSPRFLDRDNKSKPKVERIIEVHIEKGHCTSEPTEVYIRETKKHPELYVYKGESIKELLDYDESQQEEEELIAEEYLPHFLETSRVNTPVSQEEDSRPSSAQLIADDSYKALKLLSQHSIEYCDDELSEVRGESYRFAEKMLHSEKLDSSSTRQSDDSEDSAMKTDRNQTSEQQDSPKREFVSKSSKDGSPKAGTFMQRDESPQFDKVTVLHYSTEQGSPKHAVWMRFTEDKHDRSRDKLLYEDRVDQTVKEAEEKLCEVSQFFRDKTEKLNDELQSPERKPVRRELKEPRSWPSSACSSPQKTKAGDETFSKTKLADPSVTKTFGRVLPAEKKSSSLPSSPQKSQQSKTCESEPSSPSHIKSTSKVTSVRMKFESESQKQPQSRPSKTPPPVQPKPSVKKLQESKLPVYHFFTDQKTSKVTETSQEERIQNNNEDAADSALTSPKSPKLFSNKNVPNVSPQKTFSEINSDANKVTTDVSRIDSDDVINKNLRKKSDTQIPIRTTFNSNDNDPPKKYPVTKPSQIPTLSKNKSLGASATLPNENVTFEILDNIPKDSNSNNLLCSKDILEEVITPPAAAATKENFKGIKRLPVYVSLQVGRQAEREAKGGLHAVKQKSVSGLGPLSPDDDTLEQISFIDSSGKSPVTPDTPSSEEVSYDLTAKTPDGFMELMPDKPSPIMEVPEELEQDDQGKAIISFQKTTPGIQTSISADLANANMQEALMTDNYPRLENSSILNGYDEKAGQETSKDKGVAYIEFPPPPPLDLSETSDPDRKGSCASSETETEMMEVNLQEEQEKMLIEPIIRIQPPSPVPPEVDDSQSNGDDDADEESVFHPIPSKKFTFKAPREEDQQRREKENQKKHDKNGNNNEPLIGINGSNGSNGSNGNGEDYECEQNGNDQSITDCSLATTAEFSHDTDATEIDSLDGYDLQDEDDGMYEQADLKSLAGLDSRRDVWATDSFRPLDRSFPQTKLEVIEEEKTPEECLKDQKDIASDGGNDVPKDSVDMNGQKLSAKEGFSETYFSYKLEEEFNSPFKTVATKGLDFDPWPSKGAEEDIVDMGGTQASNGEPKPFGRAVDEQSQATTPDSTPARTPTDDSTPTSEPNPFPFHEGKMFEMTRSGAIDMSKRDMVEERLQFFQIGPQSPCERTDLRMAIVADHLGLSWTELARELDFSVEEINSIRVENPNSLTAQSFMLLKKWVHRDGKNATTDTLTAVLNKINRLDIVTLLEGPIFDYGNISGTRCFADDNAVIPDQCDGYHQIDAELRTPPELNCAPPTPLCSDDFFRKGGDGVVDSPSRPSELSLVGNPPLVRVEDTSESPDNDRRAAQRRTMFEGAYAPYERQGGCPEEEDEMTQERLQSLLEDIKLEGEGLEDEEMTEEKVHAILEQVRQAEKDFCSLPGWSESDAVAAVDEATAEPGHAVEEGSPDSLVDSLEQPAPSSKKEEEEQGGDRSARRVQWAQNVQCEHVFDDEEEEVEEELEAEESSSEETTVTTRVFRRRVILKGEEARNVPGESVTEEQFTDSDGNLVTRKVIRKVVRRVVGSEQKDEVGEEAGAVVAVAPSGGAVVGKGKRRGKRSRQGHKGKKSHS